The following proteins are encoded in a genomic region of Gimesia algae:
- a CDS encoding DUF6159 family protein: protein MFERISNGWALSKQSFRVLMLDKELLLFPIMSGISCLLVLASFALPLWDSKYFDTIMNDQQAPQDPVAYVILFAFYFVNYFVMIFFNSALMACAIIRLKGGNPTVSDGFNAALNRLPQIAGWALVSATVGFILKMIESRSERIGQIVAGLLGMAWSITTYFVIPVLVVEKKNPFEAMKRSVSVLRETWGESLVANFGIGAIMFLIMIPVILTLIGGVMMIAAGNAVVGGVIIGCAILSILLISLVSSAVHAILIAAIYLFAAEGEAPEQFDQTLIAHAFNQK from the coding sequence ATGTTTGAACGTATTTCGAATGGCTGGGCGTTATCGAAACAGAGCTTTCGGGTGTTAATGCTGGATAAAGAACTGTTGCTGTTTCCGATCATGAGCGGTATCTCCTGCCTGCTGGTTTTAGCCAGCTTCGCCTTACCACTCTGGGACAGCAAATACTTCGACACGATTATGAATGATCAGCAGGCGCCCCAGGATCCTGTGGCGTACGTGATTTTATTTGCCTTCTATTTTGTCAATTATTTTGTGATGATCTTCTTCAACTCAGCCCTGATGGCCTGTGCGATTATCCGATTGAAGGGAGGCAATCCCACCGTGAGTGACGGCTTCAATGCCGCGTTAAATCGACTGCCTCAAATTGCAGGCTGGGCACTGGTCAGTGCGACGGTTGGGTTTATCCTGAAAATGATCGAATCCCGCTCGGAACGCATCGGACAGATCGTCGCCGGCCTGCTGGGCATGGCCTGGTCGATCACCACTTACTTTGTCATTCCCGTCCTGGTCGTAGAAAAAAAGAACCCCTTTGAAGCCATGAAACGTTCTGTCAGCGTATTACGAGAAACATGGGGAGAATCTCTGGTTGCCAATTTTGGAATCGGTGCGATCATGTTCCTGATCATGATTCCCGTAATTCTCACACTGATAGGGGGCGTCATGATGATCGCGGCGGGAAATGCCGTTGTGGGAGGAGTTATCATAGGTTGTGCCATCCTGAGTATTTTGTTGATCTCCCTGGTTTCCTCGGCAGTACATGCAATTCTGATCGCAGCGATATACCTGTTCGCAGCCGAAGGGGAAGCGCCAGAACAGTTTGACCAAACTCTGATCGCGCACGCCTTCAATCAAAAATAA
- a CDS encoding serine hydrolase, whose translation MAVRIVLMVCLAYLSATVTAEEPELQLQLNPLIYQRQITRLGKQGFAATDLSVYEGQRSERFALLGVKQKNPKDWKAFHGLDEKQLEVKLKQQATEGYHPLVISGYEKRGEPRFAVILQKAVDANHILKHSLSSDQLQSTLKSLKEVGYAPLQLDGYTVNNQTFHAGIWKKQNDTVWEATCQIPLNQFQNTFDDYTSKGFQLVDLCGFVENGTAVYHAIWSKASGSQWMCQFNLTAEEFQKTNQKSLADDFQLINLDAYSINNQPLFTGIWQKVMPENRVEIPLWKSPDAIPMTGLDQKELASLDEAIKDFLMLHNPPGVAVAVSYRGRLVYARGFGYADKETKELVQPDSQFRIASISKPITAVAIMQLVEQGKLKIDSRVFDVLKQYRRPLSQKNIDPRLKDITIQQLLNHTAGWDREASFDPMFRSIAFAKQVGKPAPAEIDDIIRIMLEQPLDFKPGERYAYSNFGYCLLGRVIEEVSGQSYEDYIQQTICKPLHMNETQLGKTLLDGRKEKEVKYHSTREGGSVFAANLRKQVSSPYGTWYLEAMDSHGGWISSAPDLLRFATAFNIPDRCPVLSAPTISKMLERPPGLAGFNDQGKPKDAYYACGWMVRPIDTAGNSNQWHAGSLEGTSTLLVRRLDRINWAILFNSRQGVDEKRLSSLIDAPMHTWINRIERWPAKDQFKQK comes from the coding sequence ATGGCTGTGCGGATTGTTTTAATGGTTTGCCTCGCTTATTTGTCGGCTACAGTCACTGCCGAAGAGCCTGAACTCCAGCTGCAGCTAAACCCTCTCATCTATCAGCGACAAATCACGCGGTTGGGGAAACAGGGATTCGCAGCGACTGACCTGAGTGTCTATGAAGGTCAGCGATCTGAGCGATTTGCTCTTCTGGGAGTCAAACAAAAGAACCCGAAAGACTGGAAAGCCTTTCATGGGCTGGATGAAAAGCAACTGGAAGTCAAGCTGAAACAGCAGGCCACCGAAGGATATCACCCGCTGGTCATCAGCGGCTATGAGAAACGGGGTGAACCACGGTTCGCCGTTATTTTGCAGAAGGCAGTAGATGCCAACCATATACTCAAACACTCCCTTTCCAGCGATCAACTCCAATCCACTCTGAAGTCCTTAAAAGAAGTAGGCTACGCGCCCCTCCAGCTGGACGGTTACACTGTCAACAATCAGACGTTCCACGCAGGTATCTGGAAAAAACAAAACGATACTGTCTGGGAAGCCACCTGTCAGATTCCATTAAACCAGTTTCAAAACACCTTTGACGATTACACATCAAAAGGATTTCAACTCGTTGACCTGTGCGGTTTCGTGGAAAATGGGACTGCCGTCTATCATGCCATCTGGTCGAAAGCATCTGGCTCGCAATGGATGTGTCAATTTAATCTCACTGCGGAAGAATTCCAGAAAACGAATCAGAAGAGTCTTGCTGATGATTTTCAACTCATCAATCTCGATGCGTATTCCATTAATAATCAGCCTCTGTTCACAGGGATCTGGCAGAAGGTTATGCCGGAGAATCGTGTCGAAATACCACTCTGGAAATCCCCGGATGCGATTCCGATGACGGGACTGGACCAGAAAGAATTAGCGTCACTGGATGAAGCAATCAAAGACTTCCTGATGTTGCATAACCCTCCCGGGGTTGCCGTCGCAGTCAGTTATCGCGGTCGGCTCGTGTATGCACGGGGCTTTGGGTATGCAGACAAAGAAACAAAAGAACTGGTGCAACCCGACAGCCAGTTTCGCATTGCCAGCATTTCCAAACCGATTACCGCCGTCGCCATCATGCAGTTGGTCGAACAGGGCAAGCTGAAAATCGACAGTCGCGTCTTTGACGTATTAAAACAGTATCGGCGTCCCCTCTCTCAGAAGAACATTGATCCACGACTGAAAGACATTACCATCCAGCAGTTATTGAATCATACCGCCGGCTGGGACCGGGAAGCTTCCTTTGATCCTATGTTTCGTTCAATCGCTTTTGCAAAGCAAGTGGGGAAACCCGCACCCGCGGAAATCGATGATATTATTCGCATCATGCTGGAGCAGCCACTCGATTTTAAGCCCGGCGAACGTTATGCCTACTCCAATTTCGGGTACTGTTTACTGGGGCGGGTGATTGAAGAGGTCAGCGGCCAGAGCTATGAGGACTATATCCAGCAGACGATCTGCAAACCACTTCACATGAATGAGACACAGCTGGGGAAAACACTCCTCGATGGTCGCAAAGAGAAAGAAGTCAAGTACCACAGTACTCGGGAGGGGGGCTCTGTCTTTGCTGCCAATCTACGCAAGCAGGTCTCGTCTCCCTACGGTACCTGGTATCTGGAAGCAATGGACTCCCATGGCGGCTGGATTTCCTCAGCACCGGACCTGCTAAGATTTGCGACCGCCTTTAACATACCAGACCGCTGTCCTGTTTTGAGTGCCCCGACAATCTCAAAGATGCTGGAACGCCCACCGGGACTCGCCGGTTTCAACGACCAGGGTAAACCCAAAGACGCCTACTATGCCTGTGGTTGGATGGTCCGTCCCATAGACACCGCCGGGAACTCCAATCAATGGCACGCCGGTTCCCTGGAGGGAACGTCGACGCTCCTGGTTCGAAGGCTCGATCGGATCAACTGGGCGATACTGTTTAATTCTCGTCAGGGGGTTGATGAGAAACGGCTGTCTTCACTGATTGACGCTCCCATGCATACCTGGATTAACCGAATCGAACGCTGGCCTGCCAAAGATCAGTTCAAACAGAAATGA